AAACTCCCCAGCCCCCTGCGCCCAAACCCACGTCTCGCCATTGGGTCTGGATTCTCGTCGGATTAGTCGCGATCGCCGCCATCGGCACTGGACTCTGGTATCTATGGCTCCGTTCTCAACCCAATAACCTGATTCAGTTGAGTGGGCGCATTGAGGGCTATGAAACGGATGTCAGCACGAAAGGAGCGGGTCGGGTTGAGGAAGTCACCGTTCGCGAAGGAGCCACCGTCACCCAGGGGCAAGTGTTGGTGCGTCTAGACGACGATGAATTACAGTCTGAGTTGGTAGCCGCTCAGTCACAGGTTGAGGCGGCGAAACAACGTGAAGCAGCAGCTCGTCTACAAATTGTGGTGCTAGAGAGCCAAGTGGCAGATGCAAGGCTGAACCTCCAGCAGGCGGAAGGCAATACGACGGGACAAGTTGCCGAAGCCGAGGCTTTGGTGGCGACAGCACGGGCTGCTGTAACGCAGGAACAAGCCCGAGTCGAAGAAGCGATCGCGTTGCTAGAACAGGCGCGGGTCGATCGCGATCGCTTTGTGAGCCTGGCCAGTCTAGGTGCCGAAACCCAACAACGCGCTGATTTGGCACAAACCGTGCTGAACACAGCCCAGGCTGCACTTCACAGTCGTCAGGCTGCGGTGGAGGTTGCTCGTCATGCGATCGAAATTGCGGAAGGGAAATTAACCCAAGCCCAAACCACAACGCTGAATCCAAATCGCCAGGAAACAACTATTAGCCGTTTGCAAGCTCAGGTAGACCAAGCCCGGGTCGTGTTGTTGGGGGCGCAAGCCGATGTCCAAACCGCAGAGGCAAACCGACAGCTCATCCAGAGCCGTTTGCAACATTTGACGGTCTATAGCCCGATCGATGGGGTCGTTACCACCCGTAGCGT
The genomic region above belongs to Leptolyngbya sp. CCY15150 and contains:
- a CDS encoding efflux RND transporter periplasmic adaptor subunit, whose protein sequence is MTQLKTSPKLATEPQPPETPQPPAPKPTSRHWVWILVGLVAIAAIGTGLWYLWLRSQPNNLIQLSGRIEGYETDVSTKGAGRVEEVTVREGATVTQGQVLVRLDDDELQSELVAAQSQVEAAKQREAAARLQIVVLESQVADARLNLQQAEGNTTGQVAEAEALVATARAAVTQEQARVEEAIALLEQARVDRDRFVSLASLGAETQQRADLAQTVLNTAQAALHSRQAAVEVARHAIEIAEGKLTQAQTTTLNPNRQETTISRLQAQVDQARVVLLGAQADVQTAEANRQLIQSRLQHLTVYSPIDGVVTTRSVEPGTVVLPSRPLLRIVDLDQVYMRGFIPGGQIAQIRVGQATRVYLDNDPHHQHPLSATVIAIDTNASFTPENVYFQSDRVEQVFGVKLSIDQPSGFAKPGMPADAEILLAP